The following nucleotide sequence is from Halobaculum sp. MBLA0147.
GACGACACTCACGCTCGGGACGATCAACGTCTTCCCGATGATGCAGTACTTCGTGATCGACCAGCAGGGGTGGTACGAGGACGAACTCGACGCCGAGATCGAAGTGAAGACGTTCGGTGGTGGGCCGCCGCTCGTCCAGGCCTACCAGAGTGGGTCACTCGACCTCGCGTACGTCGGGATCAGCCCCGGACTCGTCGGGATCGCCAACGGTGTCGCGTCGAAGGTCGTCGCCGCGAACGTGCTCGAACCGAACGTGATGGTCGGGAGCGAGACGTTCCGGTCGTACTGGAACGAACACGGGAAGCAGGCCTTCGAGCGGTTCCGCGAGGAGGAGGGTCGGAAGCCGACGTTCGCGACACTCCCGGCCGGCAGCACACCAGACGTGTTCCTCCGCTTCTGGTTACAGGAGAAACTCGGACTCTCGACGGACGTGGTCAAGATCGTCGGGCAGAGCCCGAGTGCACTCCAGTCGACGCTGCTGTCCGACAACGCGGACGCCGGGAGTGTGATCGAACCGATCGCGACGCGACTCGCACGCGACGACGGGACTGTCGAGCCGTTCCGGTACGCGAAGCCGATCATGCCGGGACAACCCGGGGCTGTCCTCCAGCCGAGTCAGTCGCTGATCGACGACCAGCCAGACCTCGTCCGCTCGCTCGTCGACCTCCACGTCCGCGCGACCGAGTTCATCCAGAACGACCGGGAGACGGCCGCCGACATGGCGAGTGAAGTCGTCGGGACCGACGTTCTACCGACGGAGATCGCACGGGCGGCGATCAATTCGAAGGCGTCGACGTTCATCAGTGATCCAGCGAAGATCGTCGACAAGAGTCTCGTGTACAACGACTTCCACCAGCAGCTCGGGAACGTCGACACCGACCTCTCCGAGGACGACGTGTTCGACCGGAGCTTCTACGAGGAGGTGAGTAGTGGTGGCTAGCGGTGCCGACACCGCCGATTACCTGACCGACGCCGGTGGCCTCGACCTCCGAGACGCACGTGACGCGATCCTTCAGGGTGGAGCGTTGGTCGCGTTCGTCGTCGCGTGGTGGGTCGGCGCGCTGTTCACACCACGCAACATCCTCCCGCGGCCACCGGCCGTCGCCGAGGTGCTGGTGTCGGACGTGACCAGCGGTCTCGTGTTCGAACTCGTGTTCCAGAGTCTCCGTCACTACGTGCCCGGGTTGGTGGTCGGCAGTCTCCTCGGGATGAGTATCGGGATCCTCGTCGGGTGGAGTGACACGGCCGACCAGACCGTCGGGACCGTCGCACAGTTCCTCCGCCCCGTTCCACCACTCGCGTGGATCCCGTTCGCGGTGATCTGGTTCGGGTTGACCGACGCCGGTGCCGCGTTCATCATCGCCATCGTCGCGTTCTGGATCAACTACTACAACGCCGAGAGCGGTGTCGAGGGCGTCGACCAGTCGTTGATCGAAGTCGCACAGTCGCTGGGGACGACGACCGACCTCCGGCTGGTTCGGAAGATCGTGATCCCGTCCGCGGTCCCACAACTGTTCACCGGGTTCCGAACCGCGGCGGGGCAGGCGTGGATGGTCATGGTCGCGGCGGAGTTGCTGGGTGTCGCCGGAATCGGGAAACACCTCTGGGACGCGGCGAGTTTCCTCCAGATGGACGTCGTGATGGCGTACATGCTCGTGATCGGTGTGTTGTTCCTGGTGACCGACAGGGTGATCAAGATCGGGCAGACCCGGGTGTTGGCGTGGCGATGACCGAGACAGAGATCACTCTGACCGGCGTCGGGAAGACCTACCAGAGCGAGAGTGGCCCGGTCAGAGCCGTGACCGACGTGTCGTTCGACGTGCGTGCGGGCGAGTTCCTCTCGCTCGTCGGGCCCTCGGGGAGTGGGAAGTCGACCGTCTTCCGGATCATCGCCGGCCTCGAGTCCGCGACCGACGGCGTCGTCGAGGTCGACGGCGCACCGGTGGCCGGACCGGGACCGGACAGGGGGATGGTCTTCCAAGACGACGCGCTGTTCCCCTGGCGGACGGTGGCTGGGAACGTTCGGTACGGACTCGAAGAGGTCGGACCGCCGGACGGGTTCACGATCTCGGAGCGTGTCGACCACTGTCTCGACCTCGTCGGCCTGTCGGACGCCGCCGACCAGTACCCGAAGGAACTGTCCGGAGGGATGCGACAACGTGTCGGGATCGCCCGCGCGCTGGCCGTCGACCCACCGATCCTCCTGATGGACGAGCCGTTCGCGTCGGTCGACGCACGGACGAAGGCGACACTGCACGGGGAACTCCTCGACATCTGGCGACAGACGGAGAAGACGATCCTGTTCGTCACACACGACATCGAGGAGGCCGTCTACCTCTCCGATCGTATCGTCGTCTTCTCCGACGGCCCGGGGACGGTCTTGGACGTCGTCGAGGGGCCGCCAGAACGGCCACGCGACCGGGCCGGCGAGTCGTTCGCCGACACCAAAGCTCGAGTCCTGTCGTACTTCGAGGACTGATCCCGTGATCGACACGACCGCGGACCTGTCCTCGAGGAGCCCGACCGCACAAAGGTATACTGTGCCGGCGGCGAGATACGGATCGTGACACTGTCGCTATCTGTCGTCTCGATGGTCGCACTCGGTGCCGTCGTGTTCCTCGCGGGAACGATCAACGGGGTCGCCGGCTTCGGCTTCGCACTCGTGGGGACGATGGCACTGGCGACGAGCGTCGAGCCCGCCGTCGCGGTCGTGTTCATGATCGTCCCGATCCTCGCGGTCAACCTCTCGCTCGTGCGCGACCTGTCGGTGCCGCAGTTGCGGAGTTGCGGCAGTCGGTTCGGCCCGTTACTCGCCGCCGCACTCGTCGGAACGCTGGTCGGGATGGTGACGCTCGACCGGCTCCCCGCGGGGCCACTCCGCGTCGGGCTCGGACTCCTCTCACTGGGGTTCGTCGCGACGACCCAGAACCTCGTCCGTGTGCCCGGACTCGACCGCGCGAAGGAGGGCTGTTTCGTCGAGAGCACGCCCGCGATGGTCGGTGTCGGTGCCGTCTCGGGGCTCGTGTTCGGCGGGACGAACGTCGGGGTCCAGCTGATCGCGTACATCAGGAGCTGTGATCTCTCACACGGACTGTTCGTCGGCGTCGTTGCGATGGTCTTCCTCGGGTTGAACACCCTCCGGATCGGCGCCGCCGCCACACTCGGGTTGTACCCCGACCTCGCGGTCGCCGCCCTCTCGCTGGCCGCCGCCGTCCCAGCCGTCGCCGGAGTCGCACTCGGGAAACGACTCCGGACGTCGATCTCGGAGCGTCTCAGGCGCGGCGTCGTTCTGGGGCTGCTCTCCGTCGTCGGTGTCCGTCTCCTCCTGGGCGGTCTCGGCTTCGCGTGAGCCGGGCCGAGGCGAGTCCGTTCGACTCGTGGTGACCTCGCGACGGCTTCGGTCCGGTCGAGACCCACCGTCGCGGCTCGCTGGCCCACTGGACGCGTCGGAGAGACTGGTTGGCGATGTAGTGCCACCACATATCCGCTGTAGGATTATTTGCACGTCTCCTCGATTACGAGCGTATGTCAGACTACCCAGCTCGAAAACCGATCACGGAGATCGACGCGACAGTCAGTTCGATCAAGAAGATGCTCGTCGTCGGCGCGGTATTCGCCGCGACCGGCTACCTGCTCGTCGGCGCAGCACTGTTCTTCGAGTTGACGGAGTTCCACCCGCTGTTGGACGACTTCTTCACCTCGTTCCCGGACACGAGTCTCGCCGGTGGGAGCGGCGGGACACGTGGTGCCGCGGTCAACGGGGCACTCGCGGAGATCCACAAGTGGCCCTCGACACTGTTGTGGCTCAAACTCGGTGGCGTCGCTCACGTCCTCGTCGGGATCTTCGTCGCACTCGCCGCCATCGTCCGGGCGCTGAGCATCATGCCTCACCGGTTGGGCTACGAGATGGAGCGCGCACAGGAGTGAGTCAAGACACGTGACGACACGAGAACGCCGGCCGGGCCCCGAGGACGCGCACACGGCCACAGTGACACGTAGCGAGCGGACGAGTGGCGGTAGCCTCGTGGTCGGGTACCTGCTCGTCTTCGTGGTTCTCTTCCGTCGGCCGACGGTCGGCCTCGCAGCGGCGACCGCGAGCGTCCCGAGTACACTGTACTTCCTGGTGATCCCCACCTTCGGAGTGATCGGGGGTGTGTACTCGTACTACGGCGGTGTGTACGGAGCGGTCGGAGCGTTCGTCTTCGGCAGCTATCTCGGGTTGTTCGGTCTCGCACTGACGCTCGGCGTCGGTCTGTCTCCCGAGCCCGTGTGGTCGCTCGTAGGTGTCGGAGTCCTCCTCTCGTGTCTCTCGGTCGTCACGCTCGTCGGAAGTGTAGTACGGGGCGTTGCCCCCGTCGGCGCGGTAGTCGGGTCGGCCGTCGACGAGGAACGGCGGTGAGAGGGCGAACCCCTCGGAAGGTACCGGACGGCGGTGTACAGACGAGCCGACGGTTGCGGAAGGGTGGCGAGAGACGCGCGAGGGGAGAGCGAGCACGGCGAGTGACGAGGCTGTGGAGGGGCGGCGTCTCGCAGAGCGACCACGAGTGGACCGAAGCTCTCTGACTGCGAGTCTCACGCGCCGATTCACCCGAAGGTGGCTGTTGCGCAAGACACTTCACATCCCGACATGAAGCTACTGTTCGTATGAGATATAAACTGGGGTCAGGGGAGCAGAAGGGGGTGACTCCAGTGATCGGGGTCGTCTTGCTCGTCGCTGTCGTCGTGGTCCTGGCTGGGGCAGTTGGCGCTGTGACGCTCGGCCAATTCGGGAGCACGGATCTAGACCCTGCGCCCCAAGTTGTAATCACACCCGAAACAAAGAACGTTTCTAACGGGTATCCGAGAGACGATACTGTGATCTTGACACACGAAGGGGGAGATTCGCTGAGACGAGGCGAACTAACTGTACACATCGGGCCAGACATGGTCTTCAATCGATCAGTCAACAGTGACACGCTCTCTGGCGGGAGCCTGAACAAGAAAACTGACGGTGTTATCCTTGAGATCGACGACAACGCTTGGAACGATCTGACGAGCCCCGTCAACGAGTGGGGAGAGACAGTCCAGACGGGAGACACACTGATCATCAAAGACCGAAATTACAGTCACCCGAACGTCTACGATGTGATCAACGAGGGAGATAGGATAACAGTCGTCTGGGTCGACGAGGAGGATCGGAGGTTCGTGATCTTCTCCGGTACCGTGTGACCTACCCCCTGTTCCAGTGTCGATCACGTCGCGGTAGACGAGGTTCGGTATGTTGAATCGACAGTGAGTCACTGGTGTGAGGTCGTCACCGACCACTGGTTGCACAGGGCCGTCGATCACCTGTCACGAGTTGACACCACCTCTAGTGCAGTGTCTTGCAATTCGTCGAGAGACGCTTCACGCAGTTCGCCGCTGGCCACACTGCGGAGTTCTCTCACCGGAACGTCGGGGGCCGGTATCAGTTGGTCCCCGCCGTCGGGGTCGGCGAGGCGGCACCGGTTACCGTAGCAGTCGCGCACGTCCTCCCGGACGAGCACACGAACACCGCGCCTCGGTCCCGTGACGTGCACCAGACTGCGAATCGGCGTGTCGAGCCGGGTGTCGAATCTCGGGCGGCTGCCGCTGGACCTCGCCGGTACCTCCGTCGACGGGTGAGTGACCGCGGTTCACTCCGACGTTCCAGACGGGCGCCGACCCGGTGAAATCCGGTTCCCCGCGTCGACGAACACGAGTCGTTCTCGGAACCCACCCCACCGTGTCCGCCGTTCTGGGTCGGCCCGGAACGAGAACGGCGCACACGGTTGGGTCGTGCAGTTCGAGCAGTCGACGTTCGCTCCCGATGGCGTCCGGAGGTCGCCCGACTCGGCTACCAGTCGTCTCCTCGCGTCCGGTCCTCTCCGCTCGTGCGGTCGTCTCCTCCCGCCCAGTCGTCCCCGTCAGGCCGTCTCCCGTTCGATCTCGTCGAAGAGGGCACGTACACGGGCGCGGATCTCGTCGCGGATCTCCCGGACGCGGTCCGTGTCACTCCCGTCGGGGTCGTCGAGTGCCCAATCGCGCACGTCGACACCGGAGTCGTCGGTGTCGAGATCGAGCGTCGAACACCCCATCGTCGCGACGTAGTCACACGACTCGAGTTCCGCCGTCGAGATCTGTCGTGGCGTGCGACTCGACAGGTCGAACCCCTCCTCGTCCATCACGTCGACGACGACGTCGTGAACGTGCTCGGCAGGGTGGGTCCCGCCGGTGAGGATCTCGACGGTAGCCTCCAGCCCGCGCCGTTCCCGTTCCCGTTCGGCGAACGCAGTCGACATCTGCGACCGCCCGGCGTTCTGGACGCAGACGAACGCCACGCGAGTCGACGGGTCACTCATCGGTCGGCTCCACGGCAGTCGGCGGTCTCCTCGGTGGTGAGACGGCGAGGCTTGCTAGTCGTGGACTCACGAGTGTGTGGTCGGAGGGACGTTCTGATAGAGTTGTCGGGACGGGGTGGCGTCCTCGACCGTCGCGGTGACCCTCTCGTGGCCCTCTCGGAGTGACTCGGTCGTCTCGCGGACGACCAGGAACCAGTCGTCGCGTGCACAGACGACGGTACCACGGCGAGCGCCCGCCGCCACGTGTGAGTACACAGTCTCGTCGTAGTCTCGAACGGCTCGTGTCTGTCTCGTCGTGGTCTCGAACGGCTCGTGTCGAGATATTGCATAAGAATCAAGTGGAAACCTACGTGACTCACGACACGTGCCCCGCAGAAAGATACCCTCCATCGCGATCGCGCTGTGCCTGATCCTCGCCGGGTGTGGTGCCGGCACCACCGGCGACGCGAACACCGTCGACCCGTCGCTCGAAGGGACGCCGTCGGTCAGTCCCACGGCGACGGAGACGGCCGCTCCGACGCCACCCGGCGTCGGTGAAGAGACGGTCCTCGGTGAACTCCAGACAGCCCACGCCGAGGCGTTCCGCGCGGCGAACCGTTCGTTCACCTACCGGAGCGTCTCCCGAGCGGCGAACGGGACGGCGATGCGGACGACGACCCTCCGCGTCGCCGTCGAGGGGACGGAGTGGCTCGGTGAGTCCACCGTCGGCGGTGCCGTTCCGCTCCGTCCACCGGTCGTCGACCGTCACCGACGGTACGCCAACGAGAGCGTGGTCGTCTCGACGACACGCACCGCCGGTGGTGAGTACGACGGGCGTGTTCAGCGACGGCGCGGCACTGCGACCGGTGCGCCCGACGGTGCCACGTACGTCTACCGACTCCTGTCGGGCGTCGACCTCCGCGTGACCGACCGGACGGAGACCGACCACGGCACGATCCTCACGGTTCGCGGCAGTGCAGACACGGCACCCGGTGTGGCTGGGGCGACGCGGCGGAACGTCTCCGTCGTCGCCGAGATTCGGGCCGACGGACTCGTCGTGTCTGCAGAGGCGACGTTCGACGACCGGGTGGCCGGCGTCCCGGTCGAGACGACACAGTCGTTCCGGCTCACCGAGCGGACCGGGACGACCGTCGAGCGACCGGTGTGGGTCCCGACGGTGATCCGGCGGAACGGCACGCAGACGACACCCGCCTGAACGGGGCTGTCCGAGTCGATTCGACGGACGAGGCGACCCCGATCCGAGTTCGGGCGGGCGTCGCCCCGACCACACGTCTGTCTTCTCACCCGGCGTCGACCCGTGGGTCGAGGAACGCGTAGTACAACTCCCGGCCGGTGCTCGCGAGCACGCCGACGAGCACCGGGAGCAACAGCACGGCGAACGTCAGCCCGGGGTCGCGTGCGCCGACGGCGTCGATGGTCAACGCCCCGAACCCCGGCACTCCCGTCACCCACTCGAAGACGTACACACCCAACAGGAACGTGCCGAGCGTGTCGGTGAACAGCGCCGTCGCGAGCCGTGCCGCGACGTGTGGGAACAGGTGGATCGCCAGCCGGACGCGTCCGGCCCCCTTCGCCCGAGCCACGCGGACGAACGGCTCGTCGACGAGTGGCGACAGTTCCGTCCCGGCGTACCGCATCTGGATGCCGGTGAGGTAGACGACCGCCGCGGCGAACGGGAACGTCGCGGCACGGAGGTTCTGTCCCGCCACTGGCGACAGTTCGAGTTGGTAGTCGAACGCAGTCACGTCGGTACCGATCCGTTTCGCCAACTCCACCGGCACGGTCTGGGTAGCCGCGAACGCGAGGAGGAACGCCGGAACACTGACCAGTACCACCGCGAGGGCACGCGTCACGAGACTCGCCCGGCCGCCGTTCGCGACCGCGAGCAGCTGGACGCCCGTCCCGACGCCGACGGCGACGACCAGCGCCGGGAGCAGGTACACCGCCGAGAACGCGAGCGACTCGACGACCAACTCCCCGACCGGCGCACCACCCGGGCCGGCACGGCCGAACTCCAGCGTGAGAACCCGCTCGATCCAGGTGAGCAACGTCGACGAGAGTGGTTCGGCTCTTTGTGCGAAGGCCGGCTCCGTCGAGGTGGCGACCTCCTCGAACCGGGTGAGGTACCGCTCGCCGTCGGTCGCACTCGGGTTCGGCGCGAACGCCAGCGTCGCGAACACCCCGGCGAACGCCAACACGAGCGTGAGCGTCGCCCTCGCAGTCACTCGCCGGAGCGCCTCACCGGACACCGGCCTCACCCCCGAGGTGGCGGTGGTGGTGACGGTGACGGCGGTGGTGGTGTCGATGGCGGTGGGGGTGGTGACGATGGCGATGGGGGTGGTGACGATGGCGGTGGGGGTGGTGACAGTAGCGGTAGTGATGACGGTGGTGGAAGTGCTCCGGACCGGTGGCGGTGCGACGGTCGGGAGTCGCCGGGGGCGCTCCCCGTGAACACCCACCGGTGTCGGATCGGTGACACGGCGGTCGCGTCCAGACGGTCGGCTGTGGGCTCACACGTCGGTATCTGGTCACTGAGGGGCTGTGTTCGGGCACGGAGACCACGTCCGAGACGCTCGAACCGGCGGGCGCGGAGAGTGATATAAGTTGTCACGACTCTAGGGTCACCGACGTGTCCGACTCGCCCTCCAGTTCCGAGTCACCCGCTCGCTCGCCAGACACTGCGGTGTCCGACGGCGCACCGCCACTGGCAGAGCGACGATCCGACCCGGCGCCGTTCACGGCCGTCGACTGGTCCCGCGTCGCGGCGCCGGAGCGTCGGCGGTTGCGTCGGGCCGTCGACCACCTGTCGACGCCCACGCTCCTCCCGTCGCTGTTCGCGGCCGTCGCGTTCCTCGTCGACTGGCGTGTCGGGGTCCCGGTGTACGATCCGACGGTCCTCGACTGGGTGCTCGTCGGCTCGGTGGGGACGCTCGCGACGGTCGGGCTCGCGGCGGCACCGGACCGCGACCGTCTGCGCGACCTCGCGCGGACCACTGCGCGTCGTCCGGTCGCGCTGCTCGCGACGGCGTGGCTCGCGCTCGTCGGCGGCGTCGGCCTGTTCGGTCCACTGGTCGTCGCCGAGCCGGAGTTGCGGCTCCTCTTCCGCTCACAACCACCGATCTGGGGCTCCGTAGAGGCGTTCGTGGTCCCGGAGTGTGCCGGGCCGGTGGTCGACGGGCGGTGCCAGGGGTCGTTGCGGTTCCCGTTCGGAACGACCGGTCGACGCGGACAGGACGTGTTCGCGTTGGTCGTGCTCGGCCTCCGGACGAGTCTGAGCGTCGCTCTCGGCGGCGCGGCACTGGCGATCCCGTTCGGGGTCGCCGCGGGGTCCGTGGCAGTCGCGTCGGACCGCCTGGGGCGTGCGGCCGGCCTGCTCGCGGAGGCGGTCCAGACGTACCCCGCGATCCTCGTCTACTTCGCGCTGTTCTGGGCGCTGCGCGAACAGCGACTGGTCGTGTTGATCGCCGCTCTGGGTCTCGTGAGTGCGGGTGGTGTGGCGACGCTGGTGCGTGACGAGATCCGAGAACGTCGCGGGGAGTTGTTCGTCGACGCCGCGCGGGCCGGCGGCCTCGACCGCTGGCAACGGTTGCGGCGCCACCTCCTGCCGAACGTCGCCGGCTTGGTCGTCTCGACGGTGGCGCTGCGCGTGCCGTACTTCGTCTTGGTCGAGGCGTCGCTGTCGTTCCTCCAGGTCGCGTTCACGTCGACGGAGGGGGCGACGACACTCGGTGACCCGTCGGTGATCTCGTTGGGGCGACTGATCTACCTCGGGCTCGTCGACGGCTACGTCCCGGTCGGCTGGTGGGTCGCCGGCTGTCCCGCCGTCGTGCTCGTGGTCACCGTCGCCGCCGCGAACGTGTTCGGCGACCACCTCGCGACGGCACTCGACCCGCGAGGGCGGTGACGGGTCGCGGATCACCTCCGGCACCGTCAGTGCGCGGACGCGTCGGAGACGACGTTGAGGAGGTACACGCCACACACGACGAGTGCGATCCCGAGTCCACCGGCGAGGTCCATCGACTCGTCGAACACGACGATACCGATCGTCGCCACACCGACCACACCCACGGCGGCCCACGTCGCGTAGACGAGTCCGACCGGGAGGTCCTCGAGCGTGAGCGACACCAGGTAGAAGGCGGCTCCGTACCCGACGACGACTCCGAGACTCGGGAGCGGTCGCGAGAACCCCTCGGACAGCTTCAGGGCGGTCGTGGCGACGAGCTCCGACAGGATGGCCGCGGCGAGGAGGACGTACG
It contains:
- a CDS encoding ABC transporter substrate-binding protein, coding for MTDDTTSTTVSRRDLLRTGAAGVAGTTAGLSGCLGGGGSSTTLTLGTINVFPMMQYFVIDQQGWYEDELDAEIEVKTFGGGPPLVQAYQSGSLDLAYVGISPGLVGIANGVASKVVAANVLEPNVMVGSETFRSYWNEHGKQAFERFREEEGRKPTFATLPAGSTPDVFLRFWLQEKLGLSTDVVKIVGQSPSALQSTLLSDNADAGSVIEPIATRLARDDGTVEPFRYAKPIMPGQPGAVLQPSQSLIDDQPDLVRSLVDLHVRATEFIQNDRETAADMASEVVGTDVLPTEIARAAINSKASTFISDPAKIVDKSLVYNDFHQQLGNVDTDLSEDDVFDRSFYEEVSSGG
- a CDS encoding ABC transporter permease, which gives rise to MASGADTADYLTDAGGLDLRDARDAILQGGALVAFVVAWWVGALFTPRNILPRPPAVAEVLVSDVTSGLVFELVFQSLRHYVPGLVVGSLLGMSIGILVGWSDTADQTVGTVAQFLRPVPPLAWIPFAVIWFGLTDAGAAFIIAIVAFWINYYNAESGVEGVDQSLIEVAQSLGTTTDLRLVRKIVIPSAVPQLFTGFRTAAGQAWMVMVAAELLGVAGIGKHLWDAASFLQMDVVMAYMLVIGVLFLVTDRVIKIGQTRVLAWR
- a CDS encoding ABC transporter ATP-binding protein; translated protein: MTETEITLTGVGKTYQSESGPVRAVTDVSFDVRAGEFLSLVGPSGSGKSTVFRIIAGLESATDGVVEVDGAPVAGPGPDRGMVFQDDALFPWRTVAGNVRYGLEEVGPPDGFTISERVDHCLDLVGLSDAADQYPKELSGGMRQRVGIARALAVDPPILLMDEPFASVDARTKATLHGELLDIWRQTEKTILFVTHDIEEAVYLSDRIVVFSDGPGTVLDVVEGPPERPRDRAGESFADTKARVLSYFED
- a CDS encoding TSUP family transporter — its product is MTLSLSVVSMVALGAVVFLAGTINGVAGFGFALVGTMALATSVEPAVAVVFMIVPILAVNLSLVRDLSVPQLRSCGSRFGPLLAAALVGTLVGMVTLDRLPAGPLRVGLGLLSLGFVATTQNLVRVPGLDRAKEGCFVESTPAMVGVGAVSGLVFGGTNVGVQLIAYIRSCDLSHGLFVGVVAMVFLGLNTLRIGAAATLGLYPDLAVAALSLAAAVPAVAGVALGKRLRTSISERLRRGVVLGLLSVVGVRLLLGGLGFA
- a CDS encoding type IV pilin translates to MRYKLGSGEQKGVTPVIGVVLLVAVVVVLAGAVGAVTLGQFGSTDLDPAPQVVITPETKNVSNGYPRDDTVILTHEGGDSLRRGELTVHIGPDMVFNRSVNSDTLSGGSLNKKTDGVILEIDDNAWNDLTSPVNEWGETVQTGDTLIIKDRNYSHPNVYDVINEGDRITVVWVDEEDRRFVIFSGTV
- a CDS encoding low molecular weight phosphatase family protein gives rise to the protein MSDPSTRVAFVCVQNAGRSQMSTAFAERERERRGLEATVEILTGGTHPAEHVHDVVVDVMDEEGFDLSSRTPRQISTAELESCDYVATMGCSTLDLDTDDSGVDVRDWALDDPDGSDTDRVREIRDEIRARVRALFDEIERETA
- a CDS encoding ABC transporter permease subunit, with the translated sequence MSGEALRRVTARATLTLVLAFAGVFATLAFAPNPSATDGERYLTRFEEVATSTEPAFAQRAEPLSSTLLTWIERVLTLEFGRAGPGGAPVGELVVESLAFSAVYLLPALVVAVGVGTGVQLLAVANGGRASLVTRALAVVLVSVPAFLLAFAATQTVPVELAKRIGTDVTAFDYQLELSPVAGQNLRAATFPFAAAVVYLTGIQMRYAGTELSPLVDEPFVRVARAKGAGRVRLAIHLFPHVAARLATALFTDTLGTFLLGVYVFEWVTGVPGFGALTIDAVGARDPGLTFAVLLLPVLVGVLASTGRELYYAFLDPRVDAG
- a CDS encoding ABC transporter permease, whose translation is MSDSPSSSESPARSPDTAVSDGAPPLAERRSDPAPFTAVDWSRVAAPERRRLRRAVDHLSTPTLLPSLFAAVAFLVDWRVGVPVYDPTVLDWVLVGSVGTLATVGLAAAPDRDRLRDLARTTARRPVALLATAWLALVGGVGLFGPLVVAEPELRLLFRSQPPIWGSVEAFVVPECAGPVVDGRCQGSLRFPFGTTGRRGQDVFALVVLGLRTSLSVALGGAALAIPFGVAAGSVAVASDRLGRAAGLLAEAVQTYPAILVYFALFWALREQRLVVLIAALGLVSAGGVATLVRDEIRERRGELFVDAARAGGLDRWQRLRRHLLPNVAGLVVSTVALRVPYFVLVEASLSFLQVAFTSTEGATTLGDPSVISLGRLIYLGLVDGYVPVGWWVAGCPAVVLVVTVAAANVFGDHLATALDPRGR
- a CDS encoding multidrug efflux SMR transporter, with product MNPYVLLAAAILSELVATTALKLSEGFSRPLPSLGVVVGYGAAFYLVSLTLEDLPVGLVYATWAAVGVVGVATIGIVVFDESMDLAGGLGIALVVCGVYLLNVVSDASAH